A stretch of the Actinoalloteichus fjordicus genome encodes the following:
- a CDS encoding alpha/beta fold hydrolase: MTDQQDLYESTYVEFPEGRLRVITAGDHGPPVLLLSGAGLDNAMLSWRHLIPALAAEHRVFALDWPKQGGSRDWAGIADHSTMLRCITGVLDHFGLETVNLVGMSQGGGMTLAYAIEHPERVRNIVPIAPGGIISFPPGVHQLLWLIAKLPLLSHGLSTMMFRKRKAVASLVRNTLIPGPVDDFEEIVDEVHQLVLDGGAGSSDWQNGSIGFLKMKLDLRPRLAEISCPTLFIQGDKDVGIRPKHTVAAAAKVPGARLEMLAGNGHWSNRQSPERVNGLIIDFLAADRAKYGKAAG; encoded by the coding sequence ATGACCGACCAGCAGGATCTGTACGAGAGCACCTACGTCGAGTTCCCGGAGGGCCGCCTCCGCGTCATCACGGCGGGCGACCACGGGCCGCCGGTGCTGTTGTTGAGCGGCGCGGGCCTGGACAACGCGATGCTCAGCTGGCGACACCTCATCCCCGCGCTCGCCGCCGAGCACCGGGTGTTCGCGCTGGACTGGCCGAAGCAGGGCGGCAGTCGGGACTGGGCGGGAATCGCCGATCACTCGACGATGCTGCGCTGCATCACCGGCGTCCTCGATCACTTCGGCCTGGAGACGGTGAACCTCGTCGGCATGTCCCAGGGCGGCGGGATGACCCTGGCCTACGCCATCGAGCACCCGGAGCGGGTGCGCAACATCGTTCCCATCGCGCCGGGGGGCATCATCTCCTTCCCGCCCGGCGTGCACCAGCTGTTGTGGCTGATCGCCAAGCTGCCGCTGCTGAGCCACGGCCTGTCGACGATGATGTTCCGCAAACGCAAGGCGGTCGCCTCCCTGGTCAGGAACACCCTGATCCCCGGCCCGGTCGACGACTTCGAGGAGATCGTCGACGAGGTCCACCAGCTGGTCCTCGACGGCGGCGCCGGGTCGTCGGACTGGCAGAACGGCTCGATCGGCTTCCTGAAGATGAAGCTCGATCTGCGGCCGAGACTGGCGGAGATCTCCTGCCCGACGCTCTTCATCCAGGGTGACAAGGACGTGGGCATCCGGCCGAAGCACACGGTGGCGGCGGCGGCCAAGGTGCCGGGCGCGCGACTGGAGATGCTGGCGGGCAATGGTCACTGGTCCAATCGCCAGTCGCCGGAGCGGGTCAACGGCCTGATCATCGACTTCCTCGCCGCCGACCGAGCGAAGTACGGCAAGGCGGCGGGCTGA
- a CDS encoding TetR/AcrR family transcriptional regulator: MPRPLIPNRSAVILDTAEDLIRTRGYDRTTVADIAERAGIAKGAVYREYPSKEAVLDALLVRSVGRLVADVRARVEEDAEPMGLAAVYRFGIQALRGEPLVYAFLYGTSDVLGSYARDRTDDRYALRLAWLTEYLAELQRAGAIRADIDSDAVALALSAVTVGFLSVGPLMGGLSEKQLDGALDVITELVERGLDRSEADADRQETQAAQLRLLDRVATQLQAPERGSA, encoded by the coding sequence ATGCCGAGACCGCTGATCCCGAATCGCTCCGCCGTCATCCTCGACACCGCGGAGGACCTGATCCGGACGCGTGGCTACGACCGCACGACGGTCGCCGACATCGCCGAGCGCGCCGGGATCGCGAAGGGAGCGGTGTACCGGGAGTACCCGAGCAAGGAGGCGGTGCTCGACGCCCTGCTCGTCCGCAGCGTCGGCAGGCTCGTCGCCGACGTGCGCGCTCGAGTGGAGGAGGACGCCGAGCCGATGGGACTGGCGGCCGTGTACCGGTTCGGCATCCAGGCGCTGCGGGGCGAGCCGCTCGTGTACGCCTTCCTCTACGGCACCTCCGACGTACTCGGTTCCTACGCCCGCGATCGAACCGACGACCGCTACGCCCTGCGTCTCGCCTGGCTCACCGAGTACCTCGCCGAACTCCAGCGGGCGGGCGCGATTCGCGCCGACATCGACTCCGACGCCGTCGCCCTCGCCCTGAGCGCCGTGACCGTCGGCTTCCTGTCCGTCGGCCCGCTGATGGGCGGGTTGAGCGAGAAGCAGCTCGACGGCGCGCTGGACGTGATCACCGAACTGGTCGAGCGGGGGCTGGACCGGTCCGAGGCGGACGCGGACCGGCAGGAGACGCAGGCGGCGCAGCTCCGGCTGCTCGATCGGGTGGCGACCCAGTTGCAGGCACCAGAGAGAGGATCGGCATGA
- a CDS encoding PPOX class F420-dependent oxidoreductase, whose amino-acid sequence MTTMTTAEYESFIQDGTRTAKVATVRADGRPHVTPVWFVLDGSDLVFTTSAHSAKGHDLIRTAQAAVCVEDDDPPFSFAVVEGTVATEDEPADVLHWSTRNAARYMGEELAEEYGRLNAGEGMMTVRLTPTKIIAEKDLTNG is encoded by the coding sequence ATGACCACGATGACCACTGCCGAGTACGAGAGCTTCATCCAGGACGGCACCCGCACGGCGAAGGTCGCCACGGTGCGTGCCGACGGACGCCCGCACGTCACGCCGGTGTGGTTCGTCCTAGACGGCTCGGACCTCGTGTTCACCACGAGTGCGCACTCCGCCAAGGGCCATGACCTGATCCGCACCGCACAGGCGGCCGTGTGTGTCGAGGACGACGACCCGCCGTTCTCCTTCGCCGTCGTGGAGGGCACCGTCGCGACCGAGGACGAGCCCGCCGACGTCCTGCACTGGTCGACGCGCAACGCCGCCCGCTACATGGGCGAGGAGCTGGCCGAGGAGTACGGGCGGCTCAATGCGGGCGAGGGCATGATGACGGTGCGTCTCACGCCCACCAAGATCATCGCGGAGAAGGACCTGACGAACGGCTGA
- a CDS encoding LacI family DNA-binding transcriptional regulator: protein MADVARLAGVSSQTVSRVSNGHPSVMESTRRQVVLAMQELGYRPNSAARALKRGEFRTIGVILFTLSSTGNVRTLEAISVSAANEGYAVTLLPVSVPTQAGMHGAFTRLGELAVDAIIVIMEVHLLDATTVDLPRNVPIVVAQSGEDDLYSIVDTDQVGGTRDAVRHLLDLGHRTVWHLAGPDESFAARRRAAAWEQVLREQGREVPPPVRGDWSADSGHRAGLLLAAEPDCTAIFAANDQMALGLLRALHEAGRAVPADVSVVGFDDIPDAGSFLPPLTTIHQDFTEVGRRLVAGVLHQMRGEAVERGRTLVPTRLVLRESTAPPHDRR, encoded by the coding sequence ATGGCCGACGTCGCGCGGCTGGCGGGCGTGTCCTCGCAGACGGTGTCCAGGGTGTCCAACGGACATCCCAGCGTCATGGAGTCGACCCGGCGCCAGGTGGTGCTGGCGATGCAGGAGCTGGGCTACCGGCCCAACAGCGCGGCCCGTGCCCTCAAGCGCGGCGAGTTCCGCACGATCGGCGTCATCCTGTTCACCCTGTCCAGCACCGGCAACGTCCGCACGCTGGAGGCGATCTCCGTATCGGCCGCCAACGAGGGCTATGCCGTGACCCTGTTGCCGGTGAGCGTGCCGACGCAGGCGGGGATGCACGGTGCCTTCACCCGGCTCGGCGAGCTGGCGGTGGACGCGATCATCGTCATCATGGAGGTGCATCTGCTGGATGCGACGACGGTGGACCTGCCGCGCAACGTGCCGATCGTGGTCGCCCAGTCCGGTGAGGACGACCTCTACAGCATCGTCGACACCGATCAGGTCGGCGGCACCCGGGACGCGGTGCGGCACCTGCTCGACCTGGGACATCGCACCGTCTGGCATCTCGCGGGGCCGGACGAGTCCTTCGCGGCCCGGCGCAGGGCCGCCGCCTGGGAGCAGGTGCTGCGCGAGCAGGGGCGCGAGGTCCCGCCGCCGGTCCGAGGCGACTGGTCGGCCGACTCCGGCCACCGCGCGGGCCTGCTGCTCGCGGCGGAACCCGACTGCACGGCGATCTTCGCGGCCAACGACCAAATGGCCCTCGGCCTGCTCCGCGCCCTGCACGAGGCGGGCCGCGCGGTGCCTGCGGACGTCAGCGTCGTCGGCTTCGACGACATTCCGGACGCAGGCTCGTTCCTGCCGCCGCTGACCACGATCCACCAGGACTTCACCGAGGTCGGTCGTCGACTCGTCGCCGGAGTGCTGCATCAGATGCGCGGCGAGGCCGTCGAACGAGGCCGGACGCTGGTACCCACCCGTCTCGTACTACGCGAGAGCACCGCGCCGCCCCATGATCGGCGCTGA
- a CDS encoding substrate-binding domain-containing protein: MTLAAQRQDAILAFVRRCGGARLSELVTLLRVSAVTVRRDVTALADRGLVVRVHGGITLPRRGAQDAGPRGSVFGATVLRTAVGMVVPSVEYYWPHVIQGAQAAVAAADGRLVMRVTHYQPGEDRRQINDLLDRGVKTLLVAPVVSGDAGRELLRWLGGLAASVVLVERRPPPELPMLALDAATTAHAMGAGLAVRHLVTLGHRSVALVTSRSSPTSRALRTGWRDTTAELGLPRSDRIDVEVPAYGTAGWPATYDDVLLSCRRDGVRAMLVHSDREAVGMLERARDLGIDVPGDLAVVSYDDEVAAASDPPLTAVRPQKHRLGRLAAELALARAAEGGMRPVHRVELWPTLEVRESCGGLAF; this comes from the coding sequence GTGACCCTGGCAGCTCAGCGACAGGACGCCATCCTCGCGTTCGTCCGCCGCTGCGGCGGCGCCCGGCTCTCCGAGCTGGTGACGCTGCTGCGCGTCTCCGCCGTCACCGTGCGGCGCGACGTCACGGCCCTGGCCGATCGCGGGCTGGTGGTCCGAGTGCACGGCGGGATCACCCTGCCTCGGCGCGGCGCCCAGGACGCCGGGCCGCGCGGCTCCGTCTTCGGCGCGACGGTGCTGCGCACCGCCGTCGGCATGGTCGTTCCCTCGGTGGAGTACTACTGGCCGCACGTCATCCAAGGTGCGCAGGCCGCCGTTGCCGCCGCCGACGGTCGCCTCGTGATGCGCGTGACCCACTACCAGCCCGGCGAGGACCGCCGACAGATCAACGATCTCCTCGATCGGGGAGTGAAGACCCTGCTGGTCGCCCCGGTCGTCTCCGGCGACGCGGGGCGCGAACTGCTGCGCTGGCTGGGCGGACTGGCCGCATCGGTCGTGCTCGTCGAGCGTCGTCCCCCGCCGGAACTGCCGATGCTGGCGCTCGACGCCGCCACCACCGCGCACGCCATGGGCGCCGGGCTCGCCGTCCGGCATCTCGTCACGCTGGGGCACCGATCCGTGGCGCTGGTGACCTCGCGATCCAGCCCCACCAGCCGAGCCCTGCGCACCGGCTGGCGGGACACCACGGCCGAACTCGGGCTGCCGAGGTCCGACCGGATCGACGTCGAGGTCCCCGCCTACGGCACGGCAGGCTGGCCAGCCACCTACGACGACGTGCTGCTCAGTTGTCGACGGGACGGCGTCCGCGCCATGCTGGTGCACTCCGATCGGGAGGCCGTCGGGATGCTGGAACGCGCCCGTGACCTGGGGATCGACGTGCCGGGCGACCTCGCGGTGGTGTCCTATGACGACGAGGTCGCCGCCGCGTCCGATCCACCGCTGACGGCCGTCCGGCCGCAGAAGCATCGGCTCGGTCGCCTCGCTGCCGAGCTGGCGCTGGCCCGCGCGGCTGAGGGCGGGATGCGCCCGGTCCATCGGGTCGAGCTGTGGCCGACGCTGGAGGTCCGGGAATCCTGCGGGGGACTGGCCTTCTGA
- a CDS encoding heparinase II/III domain-containing protein: protein MADGLLAGLLAGEQAILGDGGMREPGDPDPVVLALRDARTRLPVPPVTDRSVWDAVDPRTRDGLLRLAAEQRARSAPPLHASDWARAFRDGNRTAHEDAARLLRTRTAGFVLAAVLSGEHAEADAPPGVVPDLDAAADGIVALCEMSTWCWAPHDSHTAARREVLPDPDDPYLDLGAAEVGGLLAWADHVLGPHLDRRVPGLRRRIRREVRARLLTPFTTRRDWPWLGLDRPADNWNPWIHSAVLIAALALLDDPAEQAAVIRLVPAGLDRFLAALPDDGGIDEGVAYWWHGAGRLWESLDLLATVGGPALDARGLPIFASLARFPHRMHLGGLWYVNAGDGPARLSGAQPWHVAHRWGRALSEQAVCEHAAARGGRDPFAVRPESGLGSALTGLVDADWRAAHTAARAAAGRAGSVRSGVDRADVESAGPDVERSAACRAAPGGPSVGAERPTAPAAAADEEQGSWLSRDGWLPRVQVLVARETAGTTHGLTLAAKAGHNGERHNHLDVGSYWVALDGTPLVVDVGQPTYTSGSFGADRYAAWPLRSEWHNVPEPGAGQLPGAAHAAREVSVEQADQTTALHAELTDAYPAGLLTRWSRTVRLVRAAEWEPAHVLIDDSWALGDSRARGDATPVLVRHVLTGTVELASGRALVTPASGRSLLVSWDPTSLVAELEHRPLTDPLLRGSWGAQLTRLTLAAVSPTVTAARVRLEAAP, encoded by the coding sequence GTGGCAGACGGTCTTCTCGCAGGCCTGCTCGCCGGAGAGCAGGCGATTCTCGGTGACGGAGGCATGCGGGAGCCCGGTGACCCCGATCCTGTCGTGCTCGCTCTGCGTGATGCCAGGACTCGGCTGCCCGTTCCTCCGGTGACCGATCGCAGCGTCTGGGACGCGGTCGATCCGCGGACTCGGGACGGGCTGCTTCGGCTCGCGGCGGAGCAGCGAGCCCGCTCCGCGCCGCCGCTGCATGCCTCGGACTGGGCCCGTGCCTTCCGCGACGGCAACCGCACCGCGCACGAGGACGCCGCGCGTCTGCTCCGGACGCGCACCGCCGGGTTCGTCCTCGCCGCAGTGCTGTCCGGCGAACACGCCGAGGCCGATGCGCCGCCCGGCGTCGTGCCCGATCTCGACGCCGCAGCGGACGGAATCGTGGCCCTGTGCGAGATGAGCACGTGGTGCTGGGCGCCCCATGACTCGCACACCGCAGCGCGTCGCGAGGTGCTGCCCGATCCGGACGACCCCTATCTCGACCTCGGTGCCGCCGAGGTCGGCGGCCTGCTGGCCTGGGCGGATCACGTTCTCGGTCCGCACCTGGACCGCCGCGTGCCCGGCCTGCGCCGCCGGATTCGACGCGAGGTGCGGGCTCGGCTCCTCACGCCGTTCACCACCCGGCGGGACTGGCCCTGGCTGGGGCTGGACCGGCCCGCCGACAACTGGAACCCGTGGATTCACAGTGCCGTGCTGATCGCCGCACTGGCGCTGCTCGACGATCCCGCCGAGCAGGCCGCCGTGATCCGGCTGGTGCCTGCCGGACTCGATCGGTTCCTCGCCGCGCTGCCGGACGACGGCGGGATCGACGAGGGCGTGGCGTACTGGTGGCACGGCGCGGGGCGGCTGTGGGAGTCGCTCGACCTGCTCGCCACGGTGGGCGGTCCGGCGCTGGACGCCAGGGGACTGCCGATCTTCGCGAGCCTGGCCCGCTTTCCGCACCGCATGCATCTCGGCGGGCTCTGGTACGTCAACGCGGGCGACGGCCCGGCCCGGCTGTCCGGCGCCCAGCCCTGGCACGTCGCTCATCGCTGGGGACGGGCACTGTCCGAGCAGGCCGTCTGCGAGCATGCGGCCGCCCGAGGCGGGCGGGACCCGTTCGCGGTCCGGCCGGAGTCCGGGCTCGGCAGCGCGCTGACCGGGCTCGTCGATGCGGACTGGCGTGCTGCCCACACGGCCGCCCGTGCCGCCGCAGGACGGGCCGGGTCGGTTCGGTCCGGCGTGGACCGTGCCGACGTCGAGTCGGCCGGCCCCGACGTCGAGCGGTCCGCTGCCTGCCGCGCCGCGCCCGGCGGCCCGTCCGTCGGCGCCGAGCGGCCCACCGCTCCGGCCGCCGCCGCCGACGAGGAGCAGGGCTCCTGGCTGAGCCGCGATGGCTGGCTGCCCCGCGTGCAGGTGCTCGTCGCCCGCGAGACGGCGGGCACCACACACGGCCTCACCCTGGCCGCGAAGGCGGGCCACAACGGCGAACGACACAACCACCTCGACGTCGGCTCCTACTGGGTCGCGCTCGACGGAACACCGCTGGTCGTGGATGTCGGCCAGCCCACCTACACCTCGGGCAGCTTCGGTGCGGACCGCTACGCGGCCTGGCCGCTGCGCAGTGAATGGCACAACGTCCCCGAGCCCGGTGCGGGCCAGCTGCCCGGGGCCGCCCACGCCGCGCGCGAGGTCTCCGTCGAGCAGGCCGACCAGACCACCGCGCTGCACGCCGAGCTGACCGACGCCTATCCCGCAGGCCTGCTCACCCGGTGGTCGCGGACCGTGCGGCTGGTCCGGGCCGCCGAATGGGAACCGGCCCACGTCCTCATCGACGACTCCTGGGCTCTCGGCGATTCCCGGGCTCGCGGCGACGCGACGCCGGTGCTCGTGCGACATGTCCTCACCGGCACCGTCGAACTGGCCTCCGGGCGGGCACTCGTGACCCCGGCCTCGGGGCGGTCGCTGCTGGTGAGCTGGGACCCGACCTCGCTCGTCGCCGAACTCGAACACCGTCCACTGACCGATCCGCTGCTGCGCGGCTCCTGGGGTGCGCAGCTCACCAGGCTCACCCTCGCCGCCGTCTCCCCGACGGTGACCGCCGCCCGCGTTCGACTGGAGGCCGCGCCGTGA
- a CDS encoding ABC transporter substrate-binding protein translates to MGLDTGWSRRAFLRASACTAVAVSGGSLLAGCATSTSAPPGATTVRLWSWLTGMDRYVAAFNASQREVHVELSVLAAGLSGGYAQQTNAIRAHNAPDIMHVEYQGLIQILATGGLRDITEETADLADGYSPAAWQAVRPDGRTWAVPMDMAPMAFYYRKDLFDEAGLPVPRTWEEFRGAAETIRTLDSDARITTFPLNDGSFFAGMSWQAGDPWWEIDGDTWVVDVAGEGTLRTGEYWQDLISADLVGSGSTGTQDWIAAMHDGRLWGLLGASWSVGTLQKSIPDDRGRWAVTTMPTWGGEPANGIQGGTAFGVSRESEVPEAALTFLRWLSTDPEVPRIGSEFTSPFPAYLPNREVARGLAPSDYFVGDPVYDVLDEADSRVPDWTWGPNALGLFSTVADAFGGVTGGRTTIPEALAGVQAAAVAGMRDRGLSVRERRQS, encoded by the coding sequence ATGGGGCTTGATACCGGCTGGTCGCGCCGCGCCTTCCTCCGCGCCTCGGCCTGCACCGCCGTCGCCGTCTCGGGCGGGTCACTGCTCGCGGGCTGCGCCACCTCGACGAGCGCGCCGCCCGGAGCCACCACGGTCCGGCTGTGGTCCTGGTTGACCGGGATGGATCGCTATGTCGCGGCGTTCAACGCGTCCCAGCGCGAGGTCCACGTGGAGCTGAGTGTGCTGGCCGCCGGGCTCTCCGGCGGCTATGCGCAGCAGACGAACGCGATCCGCGCACACAACGCGCCCGACATCATGCACGTCGAGTACCAGGGTCTGATCCAGATCCTCGCCACGGGCGGCCTGCGCGACATCACCGAGGAGACCGCCGATCTGGCCGACGGCTACTCGCCTGCCGCCTGGCAGGCCGTGCGGCCGGACGGTCGTACCTGGGCGGTGCCGATGGACATGGCGCCGATGGCCTTCTACTACCGCAAAGACCTCTTCGACGAGGCCGGGCTTCCCGTGCCGCGCACCTGGGAGGAGTTCCGCGGAGCCGCCGAGACGATCCGCACGCTGGACTCCGACGCGCGCATCACGACGTTCCCGCTGAACGACGGCTCCTTCTTCGCGGGGATGTCCTGGCAGGCGGGCGACCCGTGGTGGGAGATCGACGGAGACACCTGGGTGGTCGACGTCGCGGGCGAGGGCACGCTGCGCACCGGCGAGTACTGGCAGGACCTGATCAGCGCCGACCTGGTGGGCAGCGGATCGACCGGCACCCAGGACTGGATCGCCGCCATGCACGACGGGCGGCTGTGGGGGCTGCTCGGCGCCTCGTGGAGCGTCGGGACGCTGCAGAAGTCGATTCCCGACGACCGAGGCCGCTGGGCCGTGACCACCATGCCCACCTGGGGCGGCGAGCCCGCCAACGGGATTCAAGGCGGCACGGCGTTCGGCGTCTCACGGGAGAGCGAGGTGCCGGAGGCGGCGCTGACATTCCTGCGGTGGCTGAGCACCGATCCCGAGGTGCCGCGCATCGGCTCCGAGTTCACCTCGCCGTTCCCCGCCTACCTGCCCAACCGGGAGGTGGCGCGCGGGCTGGCCCCGAGCGACTACTTCGTCGGCGATCCGGTCTACGACGTGCTGGACGAGGCCGACTCCCGAGTGCCGGACTGGACATGGGGCCCCAATGCCCTCGGTCTCTTCTCGACGGTCGCCGACGCCTTCGGCGGCGTCACCGGCGGGCGCACCACCATTCCGGAGGCGCTGGCGGGCGTACAGGCCGCCGCCGTGGCGGGAATGCGCGACCGGGGCCTGTCGGTGCGCGAGCGGAGGCAGTCATGA
- a CDS encoding carbohydrate ABC transporter permease, whose amino-acid sequence MTVVAPSGEPTASKRSTGPQPRRRGRLRLAPLVLAAPFALLLTGTVLVPIGYALYLSLFTERLTGLGFAGPQEVFVWLANYAEVLGDPAFLTSLVNVAVYALVHVPLMLGCALVLALLLDGAVKRLRQMWSLMVFLPYAVPGVIAGLIWSYLFSPGIGPLNDVLPWNPLGADGVLPSIVVMATWQWMGYNMIIFYTALRTVPRDVLEAAKVDGAGPIRTALSIKVPMIRPTIFVALVFTVIGSLQLFTEPLILSSFTNSVTSTWTPSLYVYEAAFITNDYGRAAAASLVLAIASAVLSALVMRLSTRRAR is encoded by the coding sequence ATGACCGTCGTCGCGCCGTCCGGCGAGCCCACCGCGTCGAAGAGGTCGACGGGACCGCAACCGCGACGCCGAGGCAGGCTGCGCCTGGCACCGCTGGTGCTGGCGGCGCCGTTCGCGCTGCTGCTGACGGGCACGGTCCTCGTCCCGATCGGCTATGCCCTCTACCTGAGCCTGTTCACCGAACGACTCACCGGCCTCGGCTTCGCCGGGCCGCAGGAGGTCTTCGTCTGGCTGGCCAACTACGCCGAGGTGCTCGGCGATCCCGCCTTCCTGACGAGTCTGGTCAACGTGGCGGTCTACGCCCTGGTCCACGTCCCGCTGATGCTGGGCTGCGCACTGGTGCTGGCCCTGCTGCTGGACGGCGCGGTGAAGCGCCTTCGCCAGATGTGGTCGCTGATGGTGTTCCTGCCGTACGCCGTGCCCGGCGTGATCGCGGGCCTGATCTGGTCCTACCTGTTCAGCCCCGGCATCGGACCGCTCAACGACGTGCTGCCGTGGAATCCCCTCGGCGCCGACGGCGTGCTGCCCTCGATCGTCGTGATGGCCACCTGGCAGTGGATGGGCTACAACATGATCATCTTCTACACGGCGTTGCGGACCGTGCCGCGCGACGTGCTGGAGGCGGCCAAGGTCGACGGCGCCGGGCCGATCCGCACCGCACTGTCGATCAAAGTGCCGATGATCCGGCCGACGATCTTCGTGGCGCTGGTCTTCACCGTCATCGGCTCCCTCCAGCTGTTCACCGAGCCGCTCATCCTCAGCTCGTTTACCAACTCCGTGACCAGCACCTGGACCCCGAGCCTCTACGTGTACGAGGCGGCGTTCATCACCAACGACTACGGCCGGGCCGCCGCAGCCTCCCTCGTGCTGGCCATCGCCTCGGCAGTGTTGTCGGCGCTGGTCATGCGACTGTCCACCCGGAGGGCTCGATGA
- a CDS encoding carbohydrate ABC transporter permease produces the protein MTTTRPTSRWTSRGAVHALLLLAALYSVLPLIWLLTSATKNVGDFSTTGAFELGEWNLMGNMRDLFAEENGIFLDWARNSLLYAGAGALLGALICTACGYAIARLDFPGRRLLFAVTLAGVLVPTTALALPLYLLATELRIVDTFWAVFIPLLTNPFGVYLARAYAEAAVPNELLEAARIDGAGELRTFVTVALPLLRPGVVTILLFQFVGIWNNFFLPLVMLTDPKLFPVTLGLFQWSSRVSQFPYYNPLVITGSLLAVVPLVLAFVVLQRQWRSGLAAGSVK, from the coding sequence ATGACCACGACCAGACCGACCTCCCGCTGGACCTCGCGGGGCGCCGTCCACGCGCTGCTGCTGCTGGCCGCCCTCTACAGCGTGCTGCCGCTGATCTGGCTGCTGACCTCGGCCACGAAGAACGTCGGCGACTTCTCCACGACCGGCGCGTTCGAGCTGGGCGAGTGGAATCTCATGGGCAACATGCGCGACCTGTTCGCCGAGGAGAACGGCATCTTCCTCGACTGGGCTCGCAACTCCCTGCTGTACGCGGGAGCAGGCGCGCTGCTGGGCGCGCTGATCTGCACGGCCTGCGGATACGCCATCGCCCGGCTGGACTTCCCCGGCCGCAGGCTGCTGTTCGCCGTCACGCTGGCGGGCGTCCTGGTCCCCACCACCGCACTGGCCCTCCCGCTCTATCTGCTGGCCACGGAACTGCGCATCGTCGACACGTTCTGGGCGGTGTTCATCCCGCTGCTGACCAACCCCTTCGGCGTCTATCTCGCGCGCGCCTATGCCGAGGCAGCCGTGCCGAACGAGCTGCTGGAGGCCGCACGCATCGACGGCGCGGGCGAACTGCGGACCTTCGTCACCGTCGCGCTGCCGCTGCTGCGGCCCGGCGTGGTCACCATCCTGCTGTTCCAGTTCGTCGGCATCTGGAACAACTTCTTCCTGCCCCTGGTCATGCTCACCGATCCGAAGCTGTTCCCCGTCACCCTCGGCCTCTTCCAATGGAGTTCCCGCGTGTCGCAGTTCCCGTACTACAACCCGCTGGTCATCACCGGGTCCCTGCTGGCCGTGGTGCCGCTGGTGCTCGCGTTCGTCGTCCTGCAACGACAGTGGCGGTCCGGCCTGGCCGCCGGGAGCGTGAAGTGA
- a CDS encoding hydroxyacid dehydrogenase, producing the protein MTPHRPETMLVMGAEAFAAQFGPAEHDRLRTLASLGDPVHTEELTSPAARRRLAEVEVLITSWGAPPLDAEVLRAAPGLRAVLHAAGSVRGHVGDEVFDRDILVTTAAAANAEPVAQFTLASVLWAFKKVPFLAADARVHRADWSYRDGRGPLSGRDRTVVVLGYSRVGRRVVDLLVSLAVARVLVVDPVVDPAVITAAGAEPVSLAEALPQADVLSLHAPSLPETRHLIGAAELAALPPGSVLINTARGALVDTAALTSACQRDGLHAILDVTEPEPLPADSPLYDLPNVVITPHIAGSLDSETRRLTAAALTELERLGAGLPALDEVTRETRAAQA; encoded by the coding sequence GTGACGCCGCACCGGCCGGAGACGATGCTGGTGATGGGCGCCGAGGCGTTCGCAGCCCAGTTCGGCCCCGCCGAGCACGACCGCCTGCGGACGCTGGCGAGCCTCGGCGATCCGGTGCACACCGAGGAGCTGACCTCCCCGGCGGCGCGGCGCAGGCTCGCCGAGGTCGAGGTGCTGATCACCTCCTGGGGAGCCCCGCCGCTGGACGCGGAGGTGCTGCGGGCAGCGCCCGGTCTGCGGGCCGTCCTGCACGCGGCGGGCAGCGTCCGAGGTCACGTCGGCGATGAGGTCTTCGATCGGGACATCCTGGTGACCACGGCCGCGGCGGCCAACGCCGAGCCGGTCGCCCAGTTCACCCTGGCCTCGGTGCTGTGGGCGTTCAAGAAGGTGCCGTTCCTGGCGGCCGACGCCCGCGTGCACCGAGCCGACTGGAGCTACCGAGACGGGCGCGGGCCGCTCTCCGGCCGCGACCGCACGGTGGTCGTCCTCGGCTACTCACGCGTGGGACGCCGCGTCGTCGACCTGCTCGTGTCGCTGGCGGTGGCACGGGTCCTGGTGGTGGACCCGGTCGTCGATCCCGCCGTGATCACCGCCGCCGGAGCCGAGCCCGTGAGCCTGGCCGAGGCACTGCCGCAGGCGGACGTGCTGAGCCTGCACGCCCCGTCACTCCCCGAGACCCGACATCTCATCGGCGCCGCCGAGCTGGCCGCCCTGCCCCCGGGATCGGTGCTGATCAACACGGCTCGGGGCGCGCTGGTCGACACCGCCGCGCTCACCTCGGCCTGTCAGCGGGACGGGCTGCACGCGATCCTGGACGTCACCGAGCCGGAGCCGCTGCCCGCCGACTCCCCGCTGTACGACCTGCCGAACGTGGTGATCACCCCGCACATCGCGGGCTCGCTCGACTCCGAGACCCGCAGACTCACGGCGGCGGCCCTGACCGAGCTGGAACGCCTCGGCGCCGGTCTGCCCGCCCTGGACGAGGTCACCCGAGAGACCAGGGCGGCGCAGGCATGA